Below is a genomic region from Streptosporangium album.
GTTCGTCGGTGCCGACCTCAAGGGCCTGGTGGACCGGGCGGTCGAGGCCAAGCTGCACGAGTCGATCCGGGCCGGCCGGGCGATTCCGCTGTCCACCGGCGACCTGATGGCCGCCGCCAAAACGATGCGGCCCACGGCCGTCCGGGAGTGGCTGGGCACCGCGCGGAACTACGTGCTGCACGCCAACGAGAGCGGAGCCTGGGACGAGCTGCTGCCCTGGCTGCGTGACCTGCGGTGAGCACGACGGACTTCCACGGGCCCAACCCCGACGCGGTCGCCGAGCGGGCGAGGACGCTGCTGCAGATGGGCCGGGCGGAGGCCGCCGAACGGGAATTGCGCGGCGCCCTGGCCGTCGACCCCCTGCATGTCGTCTCGCACTCCCTGCTCGCCCTCACCCTGGTCACCCGCGGCGCGGTGGACGAGGCGATCGCCGAGGCCGGCGAGGCGGTGCGGCTCGCCCCGGAGCACTGGTTCCCGCACTACATGGCGGGTCAGGTCCTCTACTACGCGGACCGTCCGGAGGAGGCGCTGCGCGCCGCACGGGCGGCGCTGGCGATCGACCTCGACCAGGCGCAGGTCTGGGAGCTGCTGGCGCGGGTGCACGGGGACCGCGAGGAGTGGCCGCTGATGGCGGAGGCCGCCCGGCGGGGACTGGCCCTCGACCCGCACGACAGCAAGCTCGTGAGCTTCCTCGCCGTGGCCCTCGGCGAGCTGGGCGACAGGGAGCAGGCCCTGGCCGTGGCGGGCGACGCCGTACGGCTCGACCCCGAGGCACCGCTGGCGCACCTGGTGTACGGCCGCGTCCTCCTGGCCTTCGGCAGCGCCCGGGACGCGGTGCGGGCGTTCCGGGAGGTCCTGCGACTCGACCCCGGCATGGACCAGGCACGCGAACTGCTCGTGGTGGCGCTCAAGCGGCGCAACCCGCTGTACCGGGCGGTGTCCCGGCTGCCGGCCGGTCTGGGCAGCCGGTGGATGCTGGCGCTGCTGCCTCTGGTCCCCCCGCTGATCGCCGCCTTCGTCGTCATCGCGGTGGTCCACTGGATGATGTGGGTGGCCGAGTCGCTGGTCACCCTGCGGCTGGCCCGCGGTTCGTACACCCGGCTGCTGTTCCGGCGCGGTGAGGTGCGCTCGGCTGCCCTGTGCTGTGCCGTACTCACCGGGGGCGCGGCGCTGCTGGCCCTGGGTGTGGCCCTGTCGCATCCGGTGACGGGGGTCGCGGGTGCCGCGCTACTGGCCCTGGTCACTCCCGTGCAGGAGGCGGCGCACACCGCCTCGCCGCTCGCCCGGAGGATCCTCACCGGGTGGGCGGGGGCGCTGGCGCTGGCCATCGCGGCCTCCCCGGCGTTCCCGGTGCTGTGGCCGGACGCCGAGCGGCCGGAGAACGTTCCGCTGCTGGCCATGTGGGCGGGGCTGGGCACGATATGGGTGGCCGTGGCGGTCCGGCACCTCTTCGGACGGGTGACCCCTGACCTGTGACATCGACGCTCATGTCGCCGGTGGGTGGCGTTCGGTGAGCGATCTCACCCCGCGACCGGCCAGCCGCGACCTGGGGTCTCCCCATGGGCCCCGGCCTGCCGTCGCTTGAAGAACGACAGCGCCTTTTCACCGGACGTACACGCATTTGTCACAAAGCGTGTTCATACGGGAACCGTAGGCTGTCAATGAGGCCAGGGTGGCCTGACAGGTGGGGGAAATCGTGAGCGCGTTACCGGCGGACATCGGCTTACCGGCGCGGGCGGTCCTTCTGGGAGGAGCCGCGCCGCAGGTCCGGACGCTGCTGGACATCCTCGACCGGACGACCCGGCTGCACCCGCACGCCGCCGCGCTCGACGACGGGCGGACCCGTCTCGACTACACCGGACTGCGGGCCGAGGCCGTACGGCTGGCCGCCGAGCTGCGGCAGGCCGGGGTCGGGTGGGGCGACCGGGTCGGGGTACGGGTGCCCTCGGGCACCGTCGGCCTGTACGTCGCGATC
It encodes:
- a CDS encoding tetratricopeptide repeat protein — protein: MSTTDFHGPNPDAVAERARTLLQMGRAEAAERELRGALAVDPLHVVSHSLLALTLVTRGAVDEAIAEAGEAVRLAPEHWFPHYMAGQVLYYADRPEEALRAARAALAIDLDQAQVWELLARVHGDREEWPLMAEAARRGLALDPHDSKLVSFLAVALGELGDREQALAVAGDAVRLDPEAPLAHLVYGRVLLAFGSARDAVRAFREVLRLDPGMDQARELLVVALKRRNPLYRAVSRLPAGLGSRWMLALLPLVPPLIAAFVVIAVVHWMMWVAESLVTLRLARGSYTRLLFRRGEVRSAALCCAVLTGGAALLALGVALSHPVTGVAGAALLALVTPVQEAAHTASPLARRILTGWAGALALAIAASPAFPVLWPDAERPENVPLLAMWAGLGTIWVAVAVRHLFGRVTPDL